One window from the genome of Hemitrygon akajei chromosome 4, sHemAka1.3, whole genome shotgun sequence encodes:
- the LOC140726786 gene encoding uncharacterized protein isoform X1 translates to MREPQVDRVREGSETCISKGTVSVREGDPPVPVRIWRDTGAELSLISSKVLDFGRKTAEVALRGIGKGTEVVPLHRIILNCDLVSGPVEIGVGSEFPRTHVDVLLGNDLAGGKVWPAMKLMSQPVSVEVPPLDSKIYPACTITRSLSRKAAENESSLNQASIDLAETFLPTLYQEGLEGGQTENSKVKESKGEEVVLPLARRKVIEARSKDEKQIKLLKGPELDMDDLSGLAELFKEVENSKGVPNNEMRAVLDEKDAITLKKSAGLAVEVVSAHGVEFTPEESCSESSWEDQGNLEFEKGTGIESLEGANVPFECVQDVDARGTEPSNGAQKKSEVFDSVEKECSPCGSDGLGSVEKGLTLVIVGSENSQLFVFEGVLKVSEEIKGGDVNLIIEGKGKSVVPKLNEENLKSGLMSGAATRLQRQWLGNRVPANQLQVELECKGAPHAIVIQECAVKKQNLECCLNKEESLADLKLRTNSMNCPEEKTSNLLKLKELCGNSENGLSLEHIVDKITPMKGAGESLFHHGAQAHYVGVNRKRGKG, encoded by the coding sequence atgagagagccccaggtagacagagtacgagaagggtctgagacatgtatttcaaaaggaaccgtgtctgtgagagagggagacccaccagttccagtgcggatctggagagacacaggagctgaactgtcattgattagcagtaaggtactggattttggtcgcaagactgcagaggtagctttgagaggaataggaaagggGACTGaagtggtgcccttgcatagaATCATTCtgaattgtgatctggtatctggaccagttgaaataggggtgggatcagaattcccgagaactcacgtggacgtccttctgggtaacgatttagctggtggtaaggtttggccagcaatgaagctgatgagccagcctgtgagtgttgaggtcccacccctagattccaagatctatcccgcatgcacgatcactcgcagcctgtcgagaaaggcagctgagaatgagagcagtttaaatcaggccagtatcgatttggccgagacgtttttaccgaccctgtaccaagaagGTTTAGAGGGTGGACAAACGGAgaatagtaaagtgaaagagagtaagggagaggaggtagtcctgcccttagcgaggagaaaagttatagaggcacgaagtaaagatgagaaacagataaagctcttaaaaggtccagagttggacatggatgatctgtctggtttggcagaactgtttaaagaagttgaaaattctaaaggtgttcccaataatgaaatgagggcagtcctagatgaaaaggatgccattaccttgaagaagtctgctgggttggcagttgaggttgtttcagcccacggggttgagtttactccggaagagAGTTgctcagagagtagctgggaggatcaggggaatttagaatttgaaaagggtacgggtattgaaagcctggaaggggcaaatgtcccgtttgagtgtgttcaagatgtggacgcacgtggtactgaacctagtaatggagctcagaaaaagtctgaggtatttgattcagttgaaaaggaatgcagtccttgtgggtcagatggacttggttcagtggaaaaagggttaaccttggtaatcgtgggaagtgagaattcccagttgtttgtgttcgaaggtgtgttaaaagttagtgaggagataaaaggtggtgatgtgaatcttattattgaaggaaaagggaaaagtgtagttcctaaattgaatgaagaaaatttaaagtctggattgatgtcaggaGCAgccaccaggctacagagacaatggcttggtaacagggtgcctgcgaatcaattacaggttgagttggaatgtaaaggtgccccacacgctattgttattcaagagtgtgctgtgaaaaagcagaatttggaatgctgtttgaacaaagaggaatcgcttgcagatcttaaattgaggACTAATAGCATGAActgtcctgaagagaaaactagcaacttgcttaaacttaaagaattgtgtggaaattcggaaaatggtctaagtttggaacacattgttgataaaataactcctatgaaaggagcgggcgaaagcctatttcaccATGGTGCACAAGCTCACTACGTGGGAGTTAACAGGAAAAGGGGCAAGGGTTGA
- the LOC140726786 gene encoding uncharacterized protein isoform X2 codes for MDVDEFIENPTLEVLEAATKSELINIVKGLNLAEVRLSLKKRKVRRAITQYYIVKNVFSAEVLENIPEKVPASGTAQLELEKLRLDVEQWKREHELQLKELEVKREQERAEKQREHEIQFKQLEAAEKERERAEKEKERAKKEREAENQRQHDLDMEKLRQVRRAQGSDREEWFKVSRKLRVVPPFEETDVDSYFLLFEKVAVNQKWPKEQWVALLQSVLKGKAQRAYAALSMEEEEVENYEKVKEGILRTYELVPEAYRQKFRNLKKGWNQTYSEFAYEKGVLLDRWCAAEMVEEDFWHLRELILIEEFRGCVSDDIQMYFNGKPNMSISEFARFADE; via the exons atggatgtggatgaatttatagaaaacccgactctggaggtgctagaggcggccacaaagtcggaattgataaatattgtgaaaggactaaaccttgcagaggtgaggttgtcattGAAAAAGCggaaggtgcggagggccataactcagtattatattgtgaagaatgtgttttctgctgaggtattggaaaatatccctgaaaaggtaccagctagtgggacggctcagctagagttggagaaattgaggttGGACGTGGAACAGtggaaaagggagcatgagctccagctaaaggagttagag gtgaaaagggagcaggaaagagctgagaaacaaagagagcatgaaattcagttcaaacagctggaagcagctgaaaaagagagggagagagctgaaaaagaaaaggaaagagccaagaaggagagggaggcggagaatcagaggcaacatgacttggatatggagaagttaaggcaagtgcgaagagctcaagggtcagaccgagaggagtggTTTAAAGTTAGTCGgaagttgagggtagtacctccgttcgaggagacggatgttgatagttatttcttgctttttgaaaaggtggcagtgaatcagaagtggcccaaagagcagtgggtggcgttgttacaaagtgtgttaaaagggaaggcacaacgggcatatgcggcgttgtccatggaggaggaagaggtggagaattatgagaaagtaaaggagggcattcttcggacctatgaattggtacctgaggcctatagacaaaagttcagaaatttgaagaaagggtggaatcagacgtattccgagtttgcctatgagaagggtgtgctcttggatcgttggtgtgcagcagaaatggtggaagaagatttttggcatctcagggagttaattctgattgaggaatttagaggttgtgtttcggatgatatccagaTGTATTTCAATGGGAAGCCAAATatgtccatctccgaatttgctaggttcgcagatgaataa